A single genomic interval of Calypte anna isolate BGI_N300 chromosome 3, bCalAnn1_v1.p, whole genome shotgun sequence harbors:
- the FBXO9 gene encoding F-box only protein 9 isoform X1: MAEAEEDCHSDLVRTDDNERSGEANLQAELQMFRAQWMFELAPGMSSSGLEPPPCRASSRGPGVKSVDARGKQEIAKEEKAKELFLKAVEEEQNGALYEAIKFYRLAMQLVPDIEFKITYTRSPEGDGVGKRGVEDNTEDDKMADLLSDFQQQLTLQDSSIKLCQPEVDVSQTHISVLPMEVLMYIFRWVVSSDLDLRSLEQLSLVCRGFYICARDPEIWHQVCLKIWGRSCNKLVPYTSWREMFLERPRVRFDGVYISKTKYIRQGEQSLDGFYRAWHQVEYYRYLRFFPDGQVMMLTTPEDPQSIIPRLRTKNTRTDAILLGHYRLSQETDNQTKVFAVIMKKKEEKPVDYHKYRYFCRVPAQETDHSFHVGLQLCSSGRQRFNKLVWIHHSCHITYKSTGETAVTTFDIDKMYTPLFFARVKSFTAFSEKPL; the protein is encoded by the exons ATG GCAGAAGCTGAAGAAGATTGTCACTCTGATTTGGTAAGAACTGACGACAATGAAAGATCTGGTGAAGCAAATCTTCAG gcagagcTCCAGATGTTCAGAGCTCAGTGGATGTTTGAGCTTGCCCCAGGTATGAGTTCTAGTGGGTTGGAACCTCCACCATGCAGAGCATCTTCAAGAGGACCCGGAGTAAAGTCTGTAGATGCAAGAGGGAAGCAGGAGAtagcaaaagaggaaaag GCAAAAGAACTTTTCCTGAAGGCAGTGGAAGAAGAACAAAATGGGGCCCTTTATGAAG cCATCAAGTTTTATCGTCTAGCCATGCAGCTTGTACCTGACATAGAGTTTAAGATCACCTATACACGATCTCCAGAAGGTGATGGGGTTGGAAAGAGGGG TGTTGAGGATAACACAGAGGATGACAAAATGGCTGATCTTCTGTCAGATTTCCAGCAGCAGTTAACTCTTCAGGATTCTTCAATCAAACTCTGTCAGCCTGAGGTTGATGTCAGCCAGACCCATATCTCAG TGTTGCCTATGGAAGTACTAATGTACATTTTCCGATGGGTGGTTTCGAGTGACTTGGACCTAAGATCATTGGAGCAATTATCTCTTGTTTGTAGAGGATTTTACATTTGTGCCAG AGATCCTGAAATCTGGCATCAAGTCTGTCTGAAAATATGGGGCAGGAGCTGCAATAAACTTGTTCCATATACCTCTTGGAGGGAAATGTTTTTGGAAAGGCCTCGCGTTCGATTTGATG GTGTATATATCAGCAAGACAAAATACATACGTCAAGGAGAACAATCTCTTGATGGTTTCTATAGAGCATGGCACCAAGTGGAATATTACAG GTATTTGAGATTCTTTCCCGATGGTCAAGTTATGATGCTAACAACTCCTGAAGATCCTCAATCTATAATTCCTCGCTTACGGACTAAAAATACAAG AACGGATGCAATCTTGCTTGGCCATTATCGCCTTTCCCAGGAAACAGACAATCAAACCAAAGTATTTGCTGTAATaatgaagaagaaggaagag aaacCAGTTGACTACCATAAATACAGGTATTTCTGCCGTGTCCCTGCACAAGAAACAGATCACAGTTTTCATGTAGGACTACAGTTGTGCTCCAGTGGGCGCCAGAGGTTCAACAAACTTGTCTGGATACATCATTCTTGCCACATAACTTACAA ATCGACTGGTGAGACAGCTGTTACTACTTTCGATATTGACAAAATGTACACCCCTTTGTTCTTTGCACGAGTGAAGAGTTTTACTGCATTCTCAGAAAAGCCGCTCTAA
- the FBXO9 gene encoding F-box only protein 9 isoform X2 gives MFRAQWMFELAPGMSSSGLEPPPCRASSRGPGVKSVDARGKQEIAKEEKAKELFLKAVEEEQNGALYEAIKFYRLAMQLVPDIEFKITYTRSPEGDGVGKRGVEDNTEDDKMADLLSDFQQQLTLQDSSIKLCQPEVDVSQTHISVLPMEVLMYIFRWVVSSDLDLRSLEQLSLVCRGFYICARDPEIWHQVCLKIWGRSCNKLVPYTSWREMFLERPRVRFDGVYISKTKYIRQGEQSLDGFYRAWHQVEYYRYLRFFPDGQVMMLTTPEDPQSIIPRLRTKNTRTDAILLGHYRLSQETDNQTKVFAVIMKKKEEKPVDYHKYRYFCRVPAQETDHSFHVGLQLCSSGRQRFNKLVWIHHSCHITYKSTGETAVTTFDIDKMYTPLFFARVKSFTAFSEKPL, from the exons ATGTTCAGAGCTCAGTGGATGTTTGAGCTTGCCCCAGGTATGAGTTCTAGTGGGTTGGAACCTCCACCATGCAGAGCATCTTCAAGAGGACCCGGAGTAAAGTCTGTAGATGCAAGAGGGAAGCAGGAGAtagcaaaagaggaaaag GCAAAAGAACTTTTCCTGAAGGCAGTGGAAGAAGAACAAAATGGGGCCCTTTATGAAG cCATCAAGTTTTATCGTCTAGCCATGCAGCTTGTACCTGACATAGAGTTTAAGATCACCTATACACGATCTCCAGAAGGTGATGGGGTTGGAAAGAGGGG TGTTGAGGATAACACAGAGGATGACAAAATGGCTGATCTTCTGTCAGATTTCCAGCAGCAGTTAACTCTTCAGGATTCTTCAATCAAACTCTGTCAGCCTGAGGTTGATGTCAGCCAGACCCATATCTCAG TGTTGCCTATGGAAGTACTAATGTACATTTTCCGATGGGTGGTTTCGAGTGACTTGGACCTAAGATCATTGGAGCAATTATCTCTTGTTTGTAGAGGATTTTACATTTGTGCCAG AGATCCTGAAATCTGGCATCAAGTCTGTCTGAAAATATGGGGCAGGAGCTGCAATAAACTTGTTCCATATACCTCTTGGAGGGAAATGTTTTTGGAAAGGCCTCGCGTTCGATTTGATG GTGTATATATCAGCAAGACAAAATACATACGTCAAGGAGAACAATCTCTTGATGGTTTCTATAGAGCATGGCACCAAGTGGAATATTACAG GTATTTGAGATTCTTTCCCGATGGTCAAGTTATGATGCTAACAACTCCTGAAGATCCTCAATCTATAATTCCTCGCTTACGGACTAAAAATACAAG AACGGATGCAATCTTGCTTGGCCATTATCGCCTTTCCCAGGAAACAGACAATCAAACCAAAGTATTTGCTGTAATaatgaagaagaaggaagag aaacCAGTTGACTACCATAAATACAGGTATTTCTGCCGTGTCCCTGCACAAGAAACAGATCACAGTTTTCATGTAGGACTACAGTTGTGCTCCAGTGGGCGCCAGAGGTTCAACAAACTTGTCTGGATACATCATTCTTGCCACATAACTTACAA ATCGACTGGTGAGACAGCTGTTACTACTTTCGATATTGACAAAATGTACACCCCTTTGTTCTTTGCACGAGTGAAGAGTTTTACTGCATTCTCAGAAAAGCCGCTCTAA